The sequence GCAGTCCCGATCCCCGGGCGGCCCAGGTGCTGGCGGCCTTCGGCGTCAGCCACGAGACGGCCTCCAGGTCCCATTTCGAGGCCCTGTCCTGGGCCTCGGACATGTTCCGGGGCTCCGGGCGCTGAGGCGGTTCAGATCTCGTAGGCCGGCTCCACGGCGACCAGTTCCATGCGCCGCTTTTCCTCCACCAGGTCGCGCAGGGTCCGGGTGTCGTAGACCCGCTCCAGGGCCAGCCTGGCATCGTCCCACAGCCCCCGGAACACGCAGTCGCCGCGCAGCGGGCAATCCTGGCCCGGCCGTTCCCGATGGCAGTCCACCGGGCTTATGGGGCCGTCCATGAACCGGATGACCTCGCCCACGGTCACGTCCTCGGCCGGACGCGACAGGAAAAAACCGCCGTCCTTGCCCCGCTGGGAATCCACGAACCCGCCCTGGCGCAGCTGGTGCAGGATGACTTCCAGGAACCGCTTGGGTATGGCTTGCCTGTCGGCGATGCCGCCGGCCGGGACCGGCCCCTCGCCCTTGCGTCGGGCCAGTTCGAACAGGGCCCGCAGGGCGTACTGGCATTTCTGCGTCACGGCCATGGCATGCCTCCCTTGGCTTCGCCGGCCCCCGGCCCCGGGAAACACCGCCACGCCACGGGCGCGGCCGGGCCTTCGTTCCGGCAGGGGGACCAATTTGATCGGTTCGGTGCCGATTGTTGCCAAAAAGGCGGACCCGGCGTCAAGAACGGGCCGGGTCCACCGTTTTCTGCCGATACGTAACCGAAAGGAGCCGCCATGCCCGTCGTCGATGCCGCTTTGTCCGGGACCGCCTTGCTGCTCGTGGACATCCAAAACGACTATTTTCCCGGCTGGGCCATGGAGCTCGCCCGGGCCGAGGCCGCCCTGGAACGGGCCGCCCTGGTTCTGTCCCGTTTTCGCCGGGCCGGGGCCGTGGTCGTCCACGTGCGTCACGAATCCGTGCGGCCGGGAAGCACGTTTTTTCTGCCCGGCAGCCCCGGCGCGGCCATCCACCCGGACCTTGCCCCGCAGCCCGGGGAGGCCGTGATCACCAAGGCCTTTCCCAACAGTTTCCGGGAAACGGAGTTGCTGTCCGTGCTGCGCGGGGCCGGGGCCAGGCATCTGGTCGTGTGCGGCATGATGACCCACATGTGCGTGGACGCCACGGTCCGGGCCGCCTTTGACCTGGGGTTTCGCCTCACCGTGGCCGGCGATGCCTGCGCCACGCGCGATCTGGCCTTCGGGGGGCGCACGGTGGCGGCGGCCGATGTCCAGGCCGCCTTCCTGGCCGCCCTGGCGGCGGTCTACGCGGAGGTGGTCCCGGCCGAGGCCGTGGCCGGGTAGACGGGAAGCGTGCGTTGCGAACGCGCCCCTAGCCCATGCGCCGGGCGTAGAGCAGGATGTCGCGCTGGGTGAGCAGCCCGGCCAGGAGGCCGTCGGCGCCGACCACGGCCACCCGGCGCACGCCCTTTTGGCGCATGAAAAGGATCACCTTGTAGACCATGGCCTCCCCGGGCACGCTGACGACCGGACTGCTCATATGCTGCGACAGGGGGTGGGCCATCCGCTCCGGACGGCCCAGGATGCGGCTCAGGGCGTCGCTTTCGCTGAACATGCCGGCCGGGCGGCCGGCCGAGACCACCAGGACGCATTCGGCGCCGCTTTGGCGCATCCGCGACAAGGCTTCGCGCACGCTCGTTTCGGGGGCGGCCGTGACCGGATCGGCCCGCATGAGCGTCTTGCAGGCGGCGTTTTCCACCATGAAATCCACGGCCAGGGCGTCCACCAGCTCCTTTTCCGTGACCAGCCCGAGCATGGAGCCGCCGAAATCGACCACGGGCAGATGCCGGTCATGGTGTTCGAGCATCACCTTGACCGCCTCCTCCACGGGCTTGTCCTTGGGCACGCTGACGCTGGGGCGCACGAGGAAATCCTCGATGGAGGCGGTCGGGTCCAGGTCCACGTCCAGGTGCCTGGCCAGTTCGCTTTCCGTCAGAAAGCCCACCACCCTGGCGCCGCGCACCACCGCCAGGCAGCTGACGCCGGCCCGGGCCATGGCGTCGCAGGCCTGGGCCACGGTGGCGTCAGCGGCGACGATGTGGGGCCGTATGGCCAGTTCGCCGACCCGTTGCTTGAACATGATGGCTTTCCGCCGTGTTTGGATATATTCTTCAATAGCCGGAGCGTCCCGAAAGTCAAGAAATCCCGACGAATATGCCCAAGGCCCCGGCTTGCCGGCCGGGGCGAAATCCGCTAATCCCCCAAAAAGGCCGCTTCAGGGAGTCCGTCGCGCCATGCACGCCAACGCCGCCTCCACCGTCGGCAACCCGCCGCCCGTGTCCGCCGGGGACGGATTCGCCGCCCGGTTTCTCGCCTTCGGCGAACCGATGCGCCCCCGTCCCGCGCCCGTGCCCCAGGCCGTCAGGCCCCTAAACGACCTGCTCGGGACGGGTCCCGTTTCCCTGGCCGACATCCATCCGCCGCCCCTGCCCGAAGCCTATCTGGCCCTGCGCCGGGTGGCCCAGAATCCCATGAGCTCCACGGCCGACGTGGCCGCCGCCCTGTCCATGGATCCGTCCCTGGCCGCCTACGTCCTGCGCCTGGCCAACAGCGCCCTCTACAACCCGGCGGCCAAGGTGGAAACCGTGACCCGGGCCGTATCCGTCATCGGTCTGGGCGAAATCGAGACCATGGCCGCGGGCTCCATGCTCACGCGCCTTTTCGACAAGCCGCCCCGCCCCGACCTGCTGGCCCTGGACGAATTCTGGCGCCATGCCGTGGCCGTGGGCATGCTGGCCCGGGCCCTGGCCGAACGCGTGGGCGAACGGGGCGGGGAACGCTATTTCGTGGCCGGCCTGCTCCACGACATCGGCCGGCTGGTGCTGACCGTGGCCGAGCCGGACATGGCCGCCCTGGTGCTGGCGCGGGCCTCGGCGAAAAACCTGCCGACCACCGCCGCCGAACGCCTGGAGCTGGGCTTCGACCACGCGGCGCTCGGCGGGCGCATCGCCGAGAAATGGCGGCTGCCCGAAACCCTGTGCCAGGCCGTGGCCGGCCACCACGAGCCGGCCCTTTGCCCGGACAACCTCGCCGCCGCCGCCGTGCACGCCGCCGATTTCATGGCCAACGCCCTGGGCGTGCGCGGTCTGGCCTGTGCCGGCCTGCCCCGGCTCGACGAGCGCGTCCTGCCCGCCTTCAACCTGGTCGACGCCACGCCCGAGGCCTTCTGGGAGATCCTGGAACAGGGCCTTTCGGCCATGACCGCGCTGGTGGCCCCATGACGGCCGTCGACAGCGGCCTGTCTTGCCAATCCCCGGCTGCGGCGCTACTAAGCGGGAAAAGGGAGCGACTCGCCATGTCCTCGTCCACCGTGACCCTCACCCCGCTGACCGGCTCGGCCGTCAACAACATGATCCTGGAATACATGGCGTTGCAGGGCGAGCGCCGGCGGGAGGAACTCTCCCGGTTCCTCGCCAGCGGGCGCACCGTGCAAAGCGACATCATGGCCATGACGCTTCGCGGCATGATCCTTTCGGCCTCGGCCTGAACCTTTCCACCCCCCAACCAAAGACATTCCATGAAATTGCGCGCTGTGATCCTGGCCGGCCTGTGCTGCCTGCTGGCCTGCGGCCCGGCCGCGGCCAAGAGCCAATCCCCGGCCAAAAGCCATCCGGCCAAAAA comes from Solidesulfovibrio sp. and encodes:
- a CDS encoding CBS domain-containing protein is translated as MFKQRVGELAIRPHIVAADATVAQACDAMARAGVSCLAVVRGARVVGFLTESELARHLDVDLDPTASIEDFLVRPSVSVPKDKPVEEAVKVMLEHHDRHLPVVDFGGSMLGLVTEKELVDALAVDFMVENAACKTLMRADPVTAAPETSVREALSRMRQSGAECVLVVSAGRPAGMFSESDALSRILGRPERMAHPLSQHMSSPVVSVPGEAMVYKVILFMRQKGVRRVAVVGADGLLAGLLTQRDILLYARRMG
- a CDS encoding Rrf2 family transcriptional regulator, which encodes MAVTQKCQYALRALFELARRKGEGPVPAGGIADRQAIPKRFLEVILHQLRQGGFVDSQRGKDGGFFLSRPAEDVTVGEVIRFMDGPISPVDCHRERPGQDCPLRGDCVFRGLWDDARLALERVYDTRTLRDLVEEKRRMELVAVEPAYEI
- a CDS encoding HDOD domain-containing protein is translated as MHANAASTVGNPPPVSAGDGFAARFLAFGEPMRPRPAPVPQAVRPLNDLLGTGPVSLADIHPPPLPEAYLALRRVAQNPMSSTADVAAALSMDPSLAAYVLRLANSALYNPAAKVETVTRAVSVIGLGEIETMAAGSMLTRLFDKPPRPDLLALDEFWRHAVAVGMLARALAERVGERGGERYFVAGLLHDIGRLVLTVAEPDMAALVLARASAKNLPTTAAERLELGFDHAALGGRIAEKWRLPETLCQAVAGHHEPALCPDNLAAAAVHAADFMANALGVRGLACAGLPRLDERVLPAFNLVDATPEAFWEILEQGLSAMTALVAP
- a CDS encoding cysteine hydrolase family protein, with product MPVVDAALSGTALLLVDIQNDYFPGWAMELARAEAALERAALVLSRFRRAGAVVVHVRHESVRPGSTFFLPGSPGAAIHPDLAPQPGEAVITKAFPNSFRETELLSVLRGAGARHLVVCGMMTHMCVDATVRAAFDLGFRLTVAGDACATRDLAFGGRTVAAADVQAAFLAALAAVYAEVVPAEAVAG